gactctgtctctgaagcgTCTCCTGGCCCGGTTGCGGCGTGATTCGCTGTCCCCTGAATCCATGCAGACCAAGCTGCATTTGTCTGCTGCCAGTGTGAGGGGAAGAAAGAGCAAGAGTTCATTGGGGCTTGACCTGAAATGACGTTTGgcacttctgcttcttctcaCAGCTTTGGCAgctgagcagcatttctgtCCCTGCCCCCTGCTGGCCCTTGGAATGCACGCATGAGCCTATGTATCCCTTCTGGTGAACCCAAGTGGCCGCGTCAGTTTGAAAGGGTGGCTGTTGTTTCACTGTTGCATTTCTTGGCTTGTTacagcccctcctgcctgtACTACAGCCTGTGCTTGAAGACACAGAACTACCATCCTGGAGGAAAGGCATCAAAAGCTTGACAAAGGCTGAAGGGAACACTCTGATTACCACTTTTCCCAAGAGGTTTCTTTAGCTGAAGTTGCTAAACAGGACTAGACTTGACACCCCGGCATGGGTTTgtggttgttttatttctcGGGTCCTCAGTCCTGCGTGGGACTCGGTAACCGGGTGCTGCAGAGGCTCCAGCAAGGCATCAAAGACGCCTGCCCCGCACCCAAGGGTGGCGCAAGCTCTCCTCCAGCGCTGGCCGGTCCGCGGGGTGCTTGGACAAACACCAGCGGATCCGATGTTGGCACTCTGGGGAGAAAAGCCAGAAAGCGCCGGTCACTTGCAGaaggctcctgcccagctgctcccagcacctgcagggcCCGGGCTGTGCTGcgtgtgctcagagctgtgccGGCCTCCTAGCTGACTCTGCCCTTTGCGGGACAGCAGCACGGCAGGACACGCGCCACCTCCTTCAGCCAAGCGGGCCACACCGACCCCATGGTCACGGGCCgcctcctgcagccagcccttGAGGGCAGATCAGCCTCCCGTGGAGCTGCGTGAGGGCCACGCTGGGCTGCGCGGTGCCATCTGCCAAAGCCTGCCTTCTTGAGGCCGGACACCAACCTGGAGAGACCTGCTGCCAGAAGGAGAGCTGCCCCGACACGATGTCACGGTCCTCCTGGAAGGGCATGTTCCCGCAGACCATGACGTACAGCAGCACGCCCAGGGACCAGATGGTCGCCGAATGGCCATGGTAGCAGCCAAGGCAGATCCACTCGGGTGGGCTGTACATGTGTGTTCCTAGGGGAGACAGGCGGCACTGTCCAGGCGCAGGCTGCTGGCTTCCAGAGCCTGGTGCCAGCCTCCTGGCAGAAGCAGGGGCTGCACCAGTGGCCACAACTTCCCCCCGAGGCCACCCGGCATCCCCTAGCCAATTGGCCAAAGCCAGGAAACCATTCTGCAAGGCAAACAAGGCCAGTGGAGCAGCCCAAGCCCTTGTGGGCCTGCCAAGCCGAGCAGCCGGGGCCTGGCTTTGGCAGCCCTCCTCTGTCAGCAGGGCCGGCAGCTGGCTCCTGGGGCACAGCCTCTGCCCCGTGCCAAagggcagccagcagctgcctgaaTGCCACACCCCACAGCCCAGGAGGGAATGGGGCCGTGCagtgcctggcactgggagcagggcccggCCTGTGGGCTCACTGGCAAATCGCATGAAGGCCTGCTCCTGGAGGAAGGTGCCTCAACCGAAGTCGATGAGCTTCAGGTCGCCACTCTCCGGGTCCACGAGGAGGTTCTCCGGCTTGATGTCCCGGTGCAGGACGCCGCAGGCCGTGCAGTGCCACACAgcctccagcacctggcagAAAAGCCAGCGCACCATCTCCTCGCACAGGaacccctgctccagcaggaaggcCACGAGATCCTGCGATGGCTCCAGACGCTCCATCACCAGCAGGAAGCTgtcaggcagctcaaaccagtcgAGCAGCTGGATGATGTTGTGGCAGCCAGAGCCCACCTTCTCCATGAGCATGATCTCCATGGGAACACGGGTGCCTTCGGGCTGTGAGGAGGAGACAGTGCCTCCAGCAGGCCTGATGCTGCCCTGTGGCTAAGCTGCCCCGTGGCTAAGCTGCCCCGTGCCTGGGATGCCCCAGTGCCCCCTTGGGCGGCCTCCCTGGTGCTTGGGCTTCCTCCAGCCCAGGGGATGCTTGGGGAGTGTCCCCCTGCCGGGCCCCACCACCGGTGTTTGGCATCCCCAGGCCCGCGATGCTCGCATGCTGAGACCACGCCCGCTCCTCCCGCCCTGCGCCGCCTCCCGCCCTCAGGGCCCCGGCCTTATCCCTGCCCGCCGCGCCCCGCTCTGTCATGGTGGCCCCGCTCACTCACCAGCTCGTACCACTGCAGGACGCTCTCCCGGGCCACACGTTTGATGGCCACCTGCAAGCCCACGAGAGACGGGGCTGAGCTCAagccctgccccgccccgcccctggCCCTCCTCCCGCGCCCCGCCGTCCCGGCCACTTACCGGGCTCCTGTCCGAGAGGCGGATGCCCGAGAAAACGGTGCCGAAGccactgctgcccagctgcGGGCCCAGCTGgtacagctcctgcagcttcttctTTTGCCCTGCAACCGAGACCGAGCCATCAGCCTTGCACCCAGGGCCCCCCCGGCCAAGTGCCCGCGAGTGAAGCGGGCCGAGCCACCGCGGGCCACGTTGCTCTGACCCGCTTCCTGCTGCACGCCAGGCAGCGGTCACCACCTTGCAGCCGTCGGGCTGGcgagtggcagagctggggcaggggagtACGCAGAGGCGGCTGCAGAAGCCAgagggcagcggggcagggcggcacCGTCACTGTCCCCGGCGTCGTGGGCTGGACTCTGCTGTTGAGGACAGCCGGGGCTACAGCCCGAGGACTCGCACAGGggggtgccaggagcagcttcAAACCAGAGAGGGGTTTTTTGAAGCCGTGGCCTCAGAAGCACTGGAAACAGCCAGGGACTCGGCTGCTCTCAAGggccctggcctggcctggggaTGCCCCTCAAGAGCCCCGAGGGAGCCTCAGACAGCTCCTCAGAAGATCTCACCTGCTACCAGAAAGGCCTTCCTGGTAGTCGGTGGCCATCTCGGAGCAGCTTCCTGGAGATGGACGAACCTCCTGGGTCTCTTGAAGGTCGTCTCCACCACCAGGCATGGGCTGTtgccagctggcacagctggcacagcgTCCTGGGAGCTGTAGGTCAGCAActgctggctccaggatggaGGCTGTCAGAGATAGCGGAGGCTCCCGGCAGGATGGAGGATCTCTGACAGCCTGAGCTTCTTGCCTGGATGGCGGGTCCCTCATGGTGTGCCATCCTTGCAAGGGTTGAGGctctcccagggatggagaatcttgctgggagcagcctcttGAAGGGATGGaggctcctggaggagctggacgagccacagcagggcaggtggCCTCgcatcagcagctcctccagttCTTTCCACAACGCCTGCCACATCCCAGAGTAGAGCGGCACCCATGTCCCATTGcgagcccagagcagcagcatcgGTTCCTGCAGTTCCTGGGCCACTGCCACGCGGAggccacagctgcaggagctgtccaGGGAGCTCGTGGGAGCACGTGGCCGCTTGCGAGGGGTCGCCCAAGGCCTGGAGGACCTGGGAGCCACAGGGGCTCCTCGCTTCCTCCGTGAACCTCTGGGCTGGACCCCGGGGCGCTTGCACCTCTTCGGTGTCCATGTCTGCCACCTCCATGGTTGCCAGTGGCCAACGGCCCACCAGACAGCTCCCCGTTTCATGCCCTTCCAGGAGGACCGTGACATTGTGTCGGGGCAGCTCTCCTTCTGGCAGCAGGTCTCTCCAGGTTGGTGTCCGGCCTCAAGAAGGCAGGCTTTGGCAGATGGCACCGCGCAGCCCAGCGTGGCCCTCACGCAGCTCCACGGGAGGCTGATCTGCCCTCaagggctggctgcaggaggcGGCCCGTGACCACGGGGTCGGTGTGGCCCGCTTGGCTGAAGGAGGTGGCGCGTGTCCTGCCGTGCTGCTGTCCCGCAAAGGGCAGAGTCAGCTAGGAGGCCggcacagctctgagcacacgCAGCACAGCCCGGgccctgcaggtgctgggagcagctgggcaggagccttCTGCAAGTGACCGGCGCTTTCTGGCTTTTCTCCCCAGAGTGCCAACATCGGATCCGCTGGTGTTTGTCCAAGCACCCCGCGGACCGGCCAGCGCTGGAGGAGAGCTTGCGCCACCCTTGGGTGCGGGGCAGGCGTCTTTGATGCCTTGCTGGAGCCTCTGCAGCACCCGGTTACCGAGTCCCACGCAGGACTGAGGACCCgagaaataaaacaaccacAAACCCATGCCGGGGTGTCAAGTCTAGTCCTGTTTAGCAACTTCAGCTAAAGAAACCTCTTGGGAAAAGGGGTAATCAGAGTGTTCCCTTCAGCCTTTGTCAAGCTTTTGATGCCTTTCCTCCAGGATGGTAGTTCTGTGTCTTCAAGCACAGGCTGTAGTacaggcaggaggggctgtAACAAGCCAAGAAATGCAACAGTGAAACAACAGCCACCCTTTCAAACTGACGGGGCCACTTGGGTTCACCAGAAGGGATACATGGGCTCATGTGTGCATTCCAAGGGCCAGCagggggcagggacagagatACTGTTCCTCTCCAATGTTGGGATAACAATCAGAAATGGCAAAATGTTATTTCAGGTTGAGCCCTGACAAaactcttcctctttcttcccctgaaattggaggcagggctgggccttTGACCAGCAGGGTCTGCAGGAGCCCACGGGAAATTCTGAGATGCTGGAGTTGCTCCCATGGTGCTGGGCTCATTGTAGCCCCTAAAATATCTTCCTCTGCCCTAAAAACAACTGATGGAGATGGAAAGTGCAGTAACCAGTCTAGCCACAGGAAAGCACCCAGGTGCCTTCCCTTGCCCTGTGGGCAGGTGCCAGCTACAAACCTGTGCCACCTTCTGTCTACTGCCCTGACCTACCAAAACAGGCTTTGGGAAAAAACCATGTTTTTTCATAAATGCACCTGCTCtttcaattttcttcctttttatgaGGGCTGCTGACCCTCTTGTGCCTTGAATGGCTCTCCAAGCCTCTACCTGAAGGCCTGACCTGAGCCGTGATCCTTCCAGCCAGGACCCCACTATGAGGGGATGGCGAGAGCCCTGTGTGCCAGCCCTGGtctggaggctgagctgggggtgATAATTATCTCTTTTCTGATGACCTGTGAGTGATGACTTCCAATTCTCCAAGATCCATGGCACGTttcctccaggagcaggaggtCCCCATGTCCTCCACAGCCCTGGGACACCTCAtgccctgtcctgctctgcccaggccCAGAGCCATTGAGAGCTCGCAGTCTCCGGTCACCCCATGCCAGGGTTTCTCCTCAGACCAGAGGAGATGGCATCGCTCTGGGGGCTGCCAGGGTCCCACCTCACCTGGGAAGCTTGTGGGTGTTTGACACCTGTGGGTGTTTTCCCAGGTTATTCCCATTTCTTCGGGGGGGTGACCACTTGTCCCTTGTTATGAGTGGGAGGGGGCTGTCAAGGTTGGCTTTTGTATGGTTAAAAGTGGGCTAGTTGAATTGTTATGCAGTTTATTAAGGTTAATGAAGTTATTAATCAGTTCAAAATAGTTATTAAATGTAATGAGTTGGAGAGGGTATTATCTGTAATATGGTTATAAACCTCGTTATCACAAGGGGATGAGCCCAGGAACGTCATTGGGCAATTGATAATCCAGCAAGAAGACCCCTGGATGACATCGAGGTAACCAGCAAGCCAGTGAGGAGGCCCTAGAGACCAGCGAGCCAACCACGATACCTCCAGAAGGCGGGGCCAGGGGAGGGGTTTCTCTGAACTTTAGGGTATAAAATGTAACCTCCTCCGAAGGCTCTATgcggaaaagactccactactggaataagtagtaaagtaggtatgtttattccagctctgggatgcatgggggatagctcctccaaagtcatgtgtgccgacagctgcattcagcttggtatatattgggttacaagttccatattcattaagtttctcAATACGTgcatacatattcattacctgGCACCGCCTAGCCTCACTTcgtattacaatgagcccaaaagtcatttacatctgcGTTGCGCTTGtgcagtgttgtctggtggtcATGGGCAGGGGTCTCCGGGATGAAGTAAGAGTCctcctcagatgaagtaaagagtcttcctcattctgaacttttcaccttgcttccctgcacatgctctttatgtccttagcccaagtccaaacttcaaggctggtttaagttagttttaggttcgaaaacaggatctttggtcaagatttcttccctttatcaatagtcttcTATCTTCTCATCCTTTGTTCTTTGTAGGCCACAATAAGTGTTAagcaagctgtatgcattgtttttaacagtttcttagcaaatcatttaacctctgcttccccctcctccccctgattCAGTTCCCCCTTTTCTATAGGAtcccagagttccagctgttgaagtagtggcgtcactttcctcaggagctgatgctgactgcgCCTTCTCGCTTCGGGGTCCTGTATGCGCCGCACAgcaccacttgctgggcaccccTCTGGTCAGTGCTGTGGCGATGACTGCTTGTGAAGGACATTCTGCAGCgttgcagtaaaagcagctgtttgctcTGCATGGGTAGCGCGTACGAGCATCTCGTCTACTCCTACTCCCTGGGACAGCGTGGCAAGAATCGTCTTAGTTTGcttattagcattttcaaatgcaagggtccagaacatttgctcttggagctcttcagaaaGCTCAGTTGCATCCTTCAGGGCTGCTGACAGACGGTCGATGAACTGACCAAATGGCTCCGACAGCCCCTGTCGGACCGCTGCAAACTGAGGTGGCTTCTTCTTTTCAtgtactgacaacaaggctttgtgggcaagagtctgtgacaactgatgaatgactatgggcatggtcagctgtgtCACCGTCGCTCCATAAGCCccgctcccagttagcatgtcagcttggagcgcatacagtgggtcttgtgtatcaccttggtgtttgctagcttcttcttgtgctagccACTTCCACGttcgctcccagagcaggaactgtgaaggggttaacaaCAATTGTgcgatgctgatgcaatcattaggacacaggacatctactgtaaagataaactgcaggatGCTTTGTGCAGCTTCAGACCGCAAGCCATGCGTGGTTGACACTACCGTGTCGCAAATCTagtccctcctgatgggagagaatttgctgaaagtccttgcaaggagtttcaaaggTAAACTGAGacttttattttagtttcagtgcttccagatagttgtttattaagtcttatcagaggaacagagccactagcgtgacccaggtacagcatagaaggaggaaaagtaggagtgagagcaattatcaagatttacacagccttttaaagatattttaaccaatagttacttaaaacgtacattattttcactttcctaccaattattcagaaacacgactaggaactgcggaattttctatccaatcattccaaaccacttttactgcagaatatggagtagtagaagaaggaaaagaaggtttagagaacaacaacaatcctccatttttatattttttactcttatctatttactacagagaagcctaaaacctctaaattttcaccctgtgacaatcttacatagtaatctatcacctaattcacaccactgtattttctagttattgtctgactgttggtaattttttccaaggtttgaagccaaaacagtgttgttcagaggtgtaaaaacccttaaaaacaggcagagaaatattctcggcacttTGGGTTCCTACACGTGGTGACTGTTTGCTTGGCTTGCTGCAAGAGTTCCAGTCATGGGCttcccactttgcagtgtccccttgtATCTGTACAGGGCAAGCAAGGGCATCCACTGCATGCCAATCACCCTCAACGATTGCATCACGGataactccattccatctcctttgCAATGGGTCAGTCCCTCCCGTCGGGGCTGATGGAGGCGATGGCTGCACCTCCCCTTGCA
This genomic interval from Corvus moneduloides isolate bCorMon1 chromosome W, bCorMon1.pri, whole genome shotgun sequence contains the following:
- the LOC116437395 gene encoding LOW QUALITY PROTEIN: serine/threonine-protein kinase pim-1-like (The sequence of the model RefSeq protein was modified relative to this genomic sequence to represent the inferred CDS: substituted 1 base at 1 genomic stop codon) is translated as MEVADMDTEEVQAPRGPAQRFTEEARSPCGSQVLQALGDPSQAATCSHELPGQLLQLWPPRGSGPGTAGTDAAALGSQWDMASILEPAVADLQLPGRCASCASWQQPMPGGGDDLQETQEVRPSPGSCSEMATDYQEGLSGSSSATRQPDGCKVVTAAWRAAGSGSEQRGPRWLGPLHSRALGRGGPGCKADGSVSVAGQKKKLQELYQLGPQLGSSGFGTVFSGIRLSDRSPVAIKRVARESVLQWYELPEGTRVPMEIMLMEKVGSGCHNIIQLLDWFELPDSFLLVMERLEPSQDLVAFLLEQGFLCEEMVRWLFCQVLEAVWHCTACGVLHRDIKPENLLVDPESGDLKLIDFGXGTFLQEQAFMRFARTHMYSPPEWICLGCYHGHSATIWSLGVLLYVMVCGNMPFQEDRDIVSGQLSFWQQVSPECQHRIRWCLSKHPADRPALEESLRHPWVRGRRL